The region CCGACCGTGAGAATCGCCGCCGCGAGGGCGACGAGGACGGCCACCTGAACGGAGTCGATCGCCGCCGTCTCCACGGCGGGCGTCCGCGCGCCCCAGAAGCTCCGGTTCCACATGCGGGTCGCGTAGGCGATCGTCAGCAGCGACCCGGCCAGCAGGAGCGCGATCACCCCGCCGGCCTCCGCGCGGGCCGCGGCGTCGAAGACGAGGAACTTGCCGAAGAATCCCGACAGCGGTGGAATCCCGACGAGCGCGAGCGAGCCGACGAACACCGCGATCGCCGTCGGCGGCGACCGGCCCGCCAGGCCGCCGAGGTCGGCGAAGCGACTCGTCCCCGTGGCCGACCTGACGGTCCCGACCGCGAGGAAGAGCAGGCCCTTCGCGAGCGTGTGGTTGAGCGCGTACACCAGCGCGGCGACGATCCCGAGCCGGCGCAGCGTCGGACTGGTCGTCATCGCCGCGATCGCGACGGGGAGGGCGATGAAGCCGACCTGACCGATGCTGGAGTAGGCGAACACGCCCTCCATGGAGTCGCGGCCGACGGCGCCGATCCCGCCGACGAGGATGCTGGCACCCCCCATGAGAAACAGCGCGGCGCCGACGAACGGTAGCGGCGAGTCGCCGGCGATCGGCCCCGGCAGGGAGACGCCGACCTGCGCCCCGGCGAAGACGGTAAAGGAGAGCCGGATGATGGCGTAGATTCCGACCTTCTTGGTCGCGCCGGCTAACAGGGCGGTGATCTGTGGCGGCGCGGCCCGGTAGGCCGTCGGGATCCAGAACTGGAAGGGGACCAGGCCGGCCTTGATCGCGAACACCGACAGAAGCAGGCCGAGCAGACCGACGACCGGGACG is a window of Natrinema salifodinae DNA encoding:
- a CDS encoding complex I subunit 5 family protein, encoding MTAVPIGTESQLVIAPMLIVLVAAAVTLLLGRRPRTRAAVSLAAGLAYAGAVAAIDWYVVLAPDAPGIATYQVGDWPAPFGITLVADGLSAFMLTMVAILGVASLVFSTRHLPGGEGRSYYFPLFHFLALGVTGAFLTGDLFNLFVWFEVMLMASYVFVAYSGGPQHTRAAFWYVTLNLLASAVFLLGVGGIYATTGTLNMADLAQRLADPAAYGLDPVPVVGLLGLLLSVFAIKAGLVPFQFWIPTAYRAAPPQITALLAGATKKVGIYAIIRLSFTVFAGAQVGVSLPGPIAGDSPLPFVGAALFLMGGASILVGGIGAVGRDSMEGVFAYSSIGQVGFIALPVAIAAMTTSPTLRRLGIVAALVYALNHTLAKGLLFLAVGTVRSATGTSRFADLGGLAGRSPPTAIAVFVGSLALVGIPPLSGFFGKFLVFDAAARAEAGGVIALLLAGSLLTIAYATRMWNRSFWGARTPAVETAAIDSVQVAVLVALAAAILTVGIGFEFVYEFAEAAAEAALDTDGYVDAVDPLEESELSDPSESGGDH